Below is a genomic region from Tripterygium wilfordii isolate XIE 37 chromosome 12, ASM1340144v1, whole genome shotgun sequence.
AAGGAGGAAGGGCCGCTGCATTCAAATACATATATGGTCAATCACTTAAACAAATTCAAGAGAAAAACCcaaatgaagatgaagatgaagatgacagCTTACTGCCACAATCAACAGGAGGAGCAGGCAATCCGCAAGCAGAAGGCAGAGTCATGGCTTTGGTGATATTAAGTTTAATACCCATATCGCCACTACTCTTAATAGCAAAACAAATGCATTCTGGATCAACAGAAATGACTGACTGATATCCAGAACAACAGCCAGGTGTAGGCTTCGTCTGTGTGCTGCCATCGCTCAAGAACGGAACGCAATCAAGCATGTCAAAGATGACAGTGGAACAATCAACAGAGGGGCTTGATGGTGAAGGTGCAGCATTCCCTAGCATTACAACCCATGTAGTCGAAATCAACCAAACCACCCACAATTTCGACATTCTTTCTTGATCTTCCTGTTTAGATTCACAGAATGGAacagagaggagaggagaagaaACAAAGTAGTAGTAGAGTGTATTTTGTTGTTGTAAATTTAAAGGAATGGATTTGTAAGATAAGCTTGTGATTTGAGTCTCAAATCCCTCGTATCTCTCGTTTAAGTTGAATTCCTGTTaagattctatatatatatttttttatccgTATCCATGAACAACCACCATTGATAAGTAAAAGGCCCATTTACCCTTGAAACCATGCTGAGGGGAAAATGTTAAACAGCGGCTTCACTTTAATCTTATTTGTTTTGGGCcaaaatgcattttttttcctacaAGATGGGCCAATTTACATATGTATACGTACGTGCAAACTTTGACACATCCCTAATTAGGAAAAATTTACCCATAAAACAGAATcaaaaaaatacacatatttctttaaagtaGCAATCCCAAAAACCGACAATAATTCACAGACTgatcaattaaatttatgtcaaaaaaatacatatttctttaaagtaCTAACCGAAAAACCGACGAAAAATCGAAAAAACCGACAATAACAAACCAACTGCtagattaaatttatgtcaaaaaatcgaaaaaacCGATCATTTTCACTCCTGTTCCTGATAAAAGTGATCATAATTTTATTATCAAGTATAAATTAGTGTCAACTTTAAAAGTATCATAAAAAAATAGCttacttttttatattttatcatatagcttatttttctcaaatataGGTTACTCATCATccaattattttcttaaatatGCAATTTATCGGTCGATATTTCTTAATGGTATCAAATGTAATGTTAAAAAAATGAAGTAAAATAAAACATGTTCAATCATTTAATTTCCATGCTCGAGGTCATGACCATTTCTGCATTATACATTCCAGGATCAGAATCTTGTTTGAATTTATTGTTGGAgcatatcaaaaatattttcaatttcagttatatttattgttggagcaagaaataaaagaatttcTGGGGGCACCCAGCGGAGCCGGCACCACTGCACCAGCAAAAATGGTTGAAAAGTGGACTGTTTGAATCTTGAGAAATCTCAGATACAAACCTCAGACATGAGATAGGAAAAGAAACACCAACCCCTCtatcaaaaataagaaagaaaacacaCCAATCTCTGTGAACAAGCAGCCATAGTCGCATGGTTTAATTGCACATATAAACCCCAGTCTCATACCTGTGACTACCCTCGTAGAAATCTGTCTTACCCTCAGATGCAGGGCGTAAAGAAACCTTGGACAAGGATTCAGCTCCTTGAACAGAAAATTTTATATAAGCAACAA
It encodes:
- the LOC120010567 gene encoding non-specific lipid transfer protein GPI-anchored 31-like, with the protein product MAACSQRLEFNLNERYEGFETQITSLSYKSIPLNLQQQNTLYYYFVSSPLLSVPFCESKQEDQERMSKLWVVWLISTTWVVMLGNAAPSPSSPSVDCSTVIFDMLDCVPFLSDGSTQTKPTPGCCSGYQSVISVDPECICFAIKSSGDMGIKLNITKAMTLPSACGLPAPPVDCGSKLSSSSSSSFGFFS